A genomic segment from Marmota flaviventris isolate mMarFla1 chromosome 7, mMarFla1.hap1, whole genome shotgun sequence encodes:
- the Ereg gene encoding proepiregulin, producing the protein MDCVQGSVTGFQLLQTVPSTTVIPSCIPGESDDNCTALVQMEDNPRVAQVSITKCGTDMNGYCLHGQCIYLVDMSENYCRCEVGYTGVRCEHFFLTVHQPLSKEYVALTVILIILFLVIVAGSIYYFCRWYKNHKSKNSKKEYERVTSGDPALSQV; encoded by the exons ATGGACTGTGTCCAAGGAAGCGTGACAG GTTTCCAACTTCTACAAACGGTTCCCAGCACGACTGTGATTCCATCATGTATCCCAGGGGAATCAGATGACAACTGCACAGCTTTGG TTCAGATGGAAGATAATCCACGTGTGGCTCAGGTGTCCATAACAAAGTGTGGCACTGACATGAATGGCTACTGCTTGCATGGACAGTGCATCTACCTGGTGGACATGAGTGAAAATTACTGCAG ATGTGAAGTGGGTTACACTGGTGTCCGATGTGAGCACTTCTTTTTAACTGTGCATCAACCCTTGAGCAAAGAATATGTGGCCTTGACTGtgattcttattattttgtttcttgtcaTAGTTGCCGGTTCCATATACTACTTCTGCAGATG GTACAAAAACCACAAAAGCAAAAACTCAAAGAAGGAATATGAGAGAGTGACCTCAGGGGACCCAGCGTTGTCTCAAGTCTGA